The Leclercia sp. S52 genome has a segment encoding these proteins:
- a CDS encoding N-acetylglucosamine repressor: MTPGGQAQIGNVDLVKQLNSAAVYRLIDQHGPISRIQIAEQSQLAPASVTKITRQLIERGLIKEVDQQASTGGRRAISIVTETRNFHAIGVRLGRHDATLTLYDLSSKAVAEEHYSLPERTQETLEHALLNAIELFIESCQRKIRELIAISVILPGLVDPESGVIRYMPHIQVENWGLIDALEKRFAVTCFVGHDIRSLALAEHYFGASQDCEDSILVRVHRGTGAGIISNGRIFIGRNGNVGEIGHIQVDPLGERCHCGNFGCLETVAANAAIEQRVRHLLEQGYQSRVTLDDCKINAICKAANKGDALASEVIEQVGRHLGKTIAIAINLFNPQKVVIAGEITEAEKVLLPAIEGCINTQALKAFRQNLPVVRSALNDRSAIGAFALVKRAMLNGILLQRLLES, encoded by the coding sequence ATGACACCTGGCGGACAAGCTCAAATTGGTAACGTTGATCTGGTAAAGCAGCTGAACAGTGCTGCGGTATATCGACTGATCGACCAGCATGGCCCCATCTCGCGGATCCAGATTGCAGAGCAGAGCCAGCTTGCCCCCGCCAGCGTGACGAAAATTACCCGCCAGCTCATTGAGCGCGGGCTGATCAAAGAAGTGGACCAGCAGGCCTCCACCGGAGGCCGTCGCGCCATCTCGATTGTCACCGAAACCCGCAATTTTCACGCCATCGGCGTGCGCCTTGGCCGCCATGACGCCACCCTGACGCTGTACGATCTGAGCAGCAAAGCGGTTGCTGAAGAGCACTACTCCCTGCCGGAACGCACGCAGGAGACTCTTGAGCACGCCCTGCTCAACGCCATTGAGCTGTTTATCGAATCCTGCCAGCGCAAAATCCGCGAGCTGATCGCCATTTCGGTGATCCTGCCCGGGCTTGTCGACCCCGAAAGCGGCGTGATCCGCTATATGCCGCATATTCAGGTCGAAAACTGGGGGCTGATCGACGCCCTGGAAAAACGCTTCGCCGTCACCTGCTTTGTGGGTCACGATATCCGCAGCCTGGCGCTGGCTGAGCACTACTTTGGTGCGAGCCAGGACTGTGAAGACTCTATTCTGGTGCGCGTTCACCGGGGGACGGGGGCCGGGATCATCTCCAACGGGCGCATTTTTATTGGTCGGAACGGTAACGTCGGCGAGATTGGCCACATTCAGGTCGATCCGCTGGGCGAGCGCTGCCACTGCGGCAACTTTGGCTGTCTGGAGACGGTGGCCGCCAACGCCGCCATCGAGCAGCGCGTGCGTCATCTGCTGGAGCAGGGTTACCAGAGTCGCGTCACGCTGGACGACTGTAAAATCAACGCCATCTGTAAGGCCGCCAACAAGGGCGACGCGCTGGCCAGCGAAGTGATCGAGCAGGTTGGCCGGCATCTGGGCAAAACCATCGCCATCGCCATCAACCTGTTTAACCCGCAAAAAGTGGTGATCGCTGGCGAAATTACCGAGGCCGAAAAAGTGCTGCTGCCCGCCATCGAAGGGTGCATCAATACCCAGGCGCTAAAGGCGTTTCGTCAGAATCTGCCGGTGGTTCGCTCGGCCCTGAACGACCGTTCGGCGATTGGCGCCTTCGCGCTGGTAAAACGCGCCATGCTTAACGGTATCCTGTTGCAGCGTTTGCTGGAAAGCTGA
- the nagD gene encoding ribonucleotide monophosphatase NagD → MTIKNVICDIDGVLMHDNVAVPGAAEFLNRIMEKGMPLVLLTNFPSQTGQDLANRFATAGVDVPDSVFYTSAMATADFLKRQEGKKAYVVGEGALIHELYKAGFTITDVNPDFVIVGETRSYNWEMMHKAAFFVASGARFIATNPDTHGRGFYPACGALCAGIEKMTGRMPFYVGKPSPWIIRAALNKMQAHSEDTVIVGDNLRTDILAGFQAGLETILVLSGVSTLDDIDSMPFRPSWIYPSVAEIDVL, encoded by the coding sequence ATGACCATTAAGAATGTTATTTGTGATATCGACGGCGTGCTGATGCACGACAACGTTGCCGTGCCGGGCGCAGCCGAATTTCTTAACCGCATCATGGAAAAAGGTATGCCGCTGGTGCTGCTCACCAACTTCCCGTCGCAGACCGGGCAGGATCTGGCGAATCGCTTTGCCACCGCCGGTGTCGATGTGCCCGACAGCGTGTTTTACACGTCGGCGATGGCGACCGCGGATTTTCTGAAGCGTCAGGAAGGCAAAAAAGCCTATGTGGTGGGCGAAGGTGCGCTGATCCATGAATTATACAAAGCCGGCTTCACCATCACCGATGTGAATCCCGATTTCGTGATCGTCGGTGAAACGCGCTCCTACAACTGGGAGATGATGCATAAGGCAGCGTTCTTTGTCGCCAGCGGTGCCCGCTTTATCGCGACTAACCCCGATACCCACGGCCGCGGCTTTTATCCGGCCTGTGGCGCGCTCTGTGCCGGTATCGAGAAAATGACCGGCCGCATGCCGTTTTATGTGGGTAAGCCCAGTCCGTGGATTATTCGCGCGGCCCTTAACAAGATGCAGGCCCACTCGGAAGATACGGTGATCGTGGGCGACAACCTGCGCACCGATATTCTGGCGGGCTTCCAGGCCGGGCTGGAGACCATTCTCGTGCTGTCAGGGGTATCGACCCTCGATGATATTGATTCGATGCCGTTCCGGCCGAGCTGGATTTATCCCTCGGTCGCGGAAATTGACGTTCTGTAA